A stretch of Pogona vitticeps strain Pit_001003342236 chromosome 5, PviZW2.1, whole genome shotgun sequence DNA encodes these proteins:
- the UCHL1 gene encoding ubiquitin carboxyl-terminal hydrolase isozyme L1 — protein sequence MAWQPMEINPEMLNKVLSRLGVAPGWRFVDVLGFEEDSLNAVPTPACALLLLFPLTAQHENFRKKQIEELKGQEVSSKVYFLKQTASNSCGTIGLIHAVANNQDKILFDEGSALKEFLSATADLSPDERAKRLENSKAIQEAHNAVAQDGQCRVEDDKVNFHFILFASVDGHLYELDGRMPFPLNHGASSDDTLLKASAKICRQFTEREQGEVRFSAVALCKSA from the exons ATGGCGTGGCAGCCgatggaaatcaacccggag ATGCTGAACAAA GTGCTCTCCCGCCTAGGAGTTGCCCCTGGCTGGCGGTTTGTGGACGTGCTGGGGTTTGAGGAGGATTCCTTAAATGCTGTTCCCACTCCGGCTTGTGCATTACTTTTGCTTTTCCCTCTTACTGCTCAG CACGAAAACTTCAGAAAGAAGCAGATTGAAGAACTGAAGGGTCAAGAAGTGAGCTCCAAAGTCTATTTTCTGAAGCAGACTGCCAGCAACTCATGTGGAACTATTGGTCTGATACATGCAGTGGCTAACAACCAAGATAAAATATTGTTTG ATGAAGGGTCCGCACTAAAGGAATTCCTCAGTGCAACAGCTGACCTCTCTCCAGATGAGAGAGCAAAACGTCTTGAAAACAGTAAG GCCATTCAAGAAGCCCACAATGCAGTAGCCCAAGACGGCCAGTGTCGG gttGAAGATGATAAAGTGAACTTTCACTTCATTCTGTTTGCCAGTGTGGATGGGCATCTGTATGAACTTG ATGGCCGAATGCCCTTCCCTCTAAATCATGGAGCTAGTTCAGATGATACTTTGCTGAAG GCTTCTGCAAAGATCTGCCGGCAGTTCACAGAACGTGAGCAAGGAGAGGTCCGTTTCTCTGCTGTGGCGCTATGCAAGTCTGCCTGA